One Hyla sarda isolate aHylSar1 chromosome 11, aHylSar1.hap1, whole genome shotgun sequence genomic window carries:
- the JTB gene encoding protein JTB, producing MEAAGWMLRAAIVLSTHRLVMSSLAQEAEAAGNSDSVVAVVSAPCWQTEEYTISKDCYSCNQFETKTLGQCGITGFIEQVTCTSTNKSDYKSCRSAPMEKRMFWQFVGVMLAGTVALSLLVISRQRTLDRRALEKVRKQIESI from the exons ATGGAGGCGGCCGGGTGGATGCTGAGAGCGGCCATAGTGCTGAGCACACACCG TTTGGTTATGTCATCTTTGGCGCAGGAGGCGGAGGCTGCAGGGAATTCCG ACTCAGTGGTGGCAGTGGTGAGCGCCCCCTGCTGGCAGACAGAGGAGTACACCATCTCTAAGGACTGCTACAGCTGTAACCAGTTTGAGACG AAGACCCTGGGTCAGTGCGGCATCACCGGGTTCATCGAGCAGGTCACCTGCACCAGCACCAACAAGTCTGACTATAAGAG ctgtcGTTCCGCCCCCATGGAGAAGCGGATGTTCTGGCAGTTTGTGGGAGTCATGTTGGCGGGCACCGTGGCTCTCTCCCTCCTGGTGATTTCTCGGCAGAGGACGCTGGATCGGCGGGCGCTGGAGAAAGTACGGAAACAGATTGAGTCCATATAA